The genomic segment cggggtctgatgatgggatcttggagaaatcgagggaactcttcaaatgttataggcacatgtaatatttttagtgtatttttcaaaggtacaccagtatttacgcctgctggtaataattttatgtggttgagctgatgatggaaggtcaactcctcaatggttaggagttaaaggataattctttcactactgtacatatattcggactgatacatataatatcactaggaaccactaaaaatcaacaaataaataaactttttaacaataaataaaaccgccttcaaaaataagcgtgttacaaaacacagagaaactaaaaagccaaaaataataaacttttgaaTTCaaatttcttatcggattgcaataatctaaacatcccaattataaacaaatcaattatttttggagtcggggccagcctgagtatggttggctggggcaaacaggaaatagcaaggcgacgaacaggtctggtaccgactacaaaaataattgatttgtttataattgggatgtttagattattgcaatccgataagaaatctgaattcaaaaatctattatttttggcttttgtttcttcgtgttttgtaacacgcttattttttaataactcgataatcgtaaaagttaagacgctagtttctcagagaaatgaattgtatttgatctaaataaCCTACCCTTAAAGTtcacggaattcaataaaaacagggtgtatattaaAACAGAGCCAGctgctttttgatttttttttacaataagtaCATAGGTATTATAGAAAACAACTTCTAGAAGTGGCGAAGATATGATTGAGACAGATCCCTTTATTCGATGCGTCAACCAATTCCGTCAAGTATTATTTCACCAAGGTACACCAAACTCAAAGTCGAGAGTATTCAGTCGGAATTATAGGAGAAGCCCTATCTTTACTTTCGAAATCTTACTTATCGCTCCATCAGGACTGATTGTTTTAAACTTAGAGTTGTTTACGAATAGATAATTTTGCAGCGTCGCTTCCATTAAGATTTCTACTTAGCATTGCCAACAAATTAATTTAAGTTTTGACAGCTAATTTATTTATCACCGCCacttcattagacttatattgaccgggatatagaccgtgattacctttttgatttttgtcgagctcccgatatttcgacgcagttgcatgcatcatgatcacggaaaactgacgaaggcgggtggatgttaaagttgcatagacagcgcgcgatctaccctccttcgcgcgcgtcggctgcgttcactttcagcgttaccactggtcgcattcacactcgatggtctgtccaaacacactacactcacagtgtcactacgtttgttcaattctgacttcaccggttttttacacaaacaaatcactggattccatataTTAGATAgcttgaagccatcctcacgattgaaatttttatatccaccacccgccttcgtcagttttccgtgatcatgatgcatgcaactgcgtcgaaatatcgggagctcgacaaaaatcaaaaaggtaatcacggtctatatcccggtcaatataagtctaatgaaaataaccgtgaatcattcaaaactttcaCCGCCACTTCTTCATGCACTTTACTAATACGTATAAAGCAATACTACTACGTGTTACAATAGTATAACTGATTGTAACtctaatatataataaaatcgATTAAAGTGCCTCTTCTATGTCACCTATTAAAACTCCGGCTTTAAATCCAGTCGAATGTGCTTTAAAGAACGAGAGTCGAACGattattatttagtttataCATGGTTGCCATTGTTATTACTGTCGAATGTAACGTAAGCCGAAATCCGCCAAAGGGCATATTGATAAACGGGCTCTTAGCCGACACGACACGCATACAAATATATCGCTGGAATATTTCATGTTTAACGTCTGGAGGGGCCATCGATCTTTAAAAGCCCAACATGGGTTTCTTACTGATATGTTATTGCTGGCATCTCGCTCGCAACAACGTATATGTATATTACTGCGAGTCAATTGCAGCAAGAGAATATCAATCTGATTCCAATGTTCATAATGTTCTTTATTTTGTAAGTTGTCACGTCATTAGATACTACTAAAATTCACGGGTATTGTACCCAAATATTCCTTTTCCATCTCTTTGTGGTTCACTTGGTCTGCTTTCAATAGGCTACtggactcttatcgaatttggcacaagaaatgattgatttgacatttgacataagaaaccaatttttataggTTTTGGGTATTATTTAAAAGTctatggtggctacgtattttcgattaaaaatgtgtgtaatatttattttaactttggccaccgaaaatgctgtcagacgtgtagtgacgtcatagaacttataacttaaatgtcagaaaattttgtgctcaattcgatttacgtcatgcgcagacaatctatagattaacagggctaatgatgtttttgcctaattaaggtaaagtaaactttatatttttttttgtggtcttcaagtcgtaataaaataaggtagcattttttttcggttatttggacagtaataaataatataaaatagaattTAAAAAAAGGGTCAAATAGCCTATTCAATTCACTCTGAACTCGGCGGTGTGATCacttgaaaataatttaagtgtGTATTCGAATTTTTAAATGAGGAGATTGGATGTATGTCCTCTGACTTTTCAGTAACCCCTCCATTGCATTGGTTCGGTAAGGTACCTACGGTTAGGTCGGAGCGGAGTAGGTACGACATCGGCTACCAATCCagataaattattaataaatatttaaataatcgatggaatcaggcgttacttttcggaaatccatgttaatcataaactagaacgttcctttgctaatccgcgaattgataatgtgcaagtcaatcagtgctaacctggtgtacttacttgcgtattttttacaaaaagagTCAAAGAGTCAGTTGCggaacttcggaccgtcaacatcagctcctgaggatgcctcgtagagaggtgaaacacgtgtcgagttttgtatttttggtgctGGGTTGTTGTATtcatttgcgtatttatttttatttttgcggtgggagggtgggaaaattatttgcatgtaaaaaatacgcaagtaagtacaTTTGATGATTGACTTGCAAgttatcaattcgcggattagcaaaggaacgttctagtttatgattaaatatttaaatgtgaaTTGACCGCGAGAGCTGGTTGCAGTTGCGGCACCTGTCGTGATAAAACGTCAGTAAGTGTCCTTACTACCCGAACCTCAGAGGCGCAGGCCATTGATGCGGTAATCTTGAAAAATTGGATGAAAACAGCCTCAATGTACGAGTATCACTCGGGCGTTAAATTATAAAAGAATATTCGATTTTTAAAagctgtaaaatattttatggccACAAAGAATGGTACGATCCGATCCTCGGTGAAGAGTCTCGCCGAGTATGCGGAAGGGAAAAAATACTGTTGAAAATATTACCTAAAGCATAAAATTATCTTGTGCCTCAAAATTTCTTCTGAATGCCTTCTGGTATCAAGTTCGACTTTTGTACATGTTTTACTGTGCaacaaagtttaaataaataaataaaattttaagctAATTACAGGCCCACATCATACTAACAGTATTTTATTGACTTCTGCGTAAGATTAAATTGTTAACACCTTAATGATAATGTTTCTGAACGTTAGCTTTAGCTAGCTTGGCTTGATCCGATAAGGATACCCTTTTGTGCCACACTTTTTTCGGGCTGTGTAAACAATAACTTTCCTTCAAtcatttttaaacaaaaaaagataatttactAAACTATCGATTTGATATCAGGTGCATATCCGATTTTGATTTGACCTGAATAACTTCTTGGCGCCAACGAGGTTTAAACTTGTGAGGAACTAAAGTGCATAATAAATAATGGTACTGGCGTACAGAACCGAAGTTCGACAGCAGTAAAGTTGAGGTCAATTCGTGCCATCCTTTTCTAATGCACGATTCACTATATATCTCTTTCCCATATTTAGGGTTGTCAATAATCAAGTAATTATCTAATTTGCTCATGCAAAGGGACGTCAAGTTGACAAACCataagcacatctcggacactggcgatcaaatctatgaaagaggcgtggtcctagcacacattctaagtaagctcgcgtaggtgaacacgtaccatgattgtatgagtgagatatgacaagtcgactgttcgcgtttttaataggcggtaactgtgaggtaaccgagagggggcactttcagcggggggcggaagtggccatactgtacgatagtactctttattatactgtgccataagaatttccaagacagtttCCAAGTTTTTCAACCCACCAACCAACCACTAACTAAAGGTTACATCGTTCTTTATATCATATGCTTCGCGCAAGTTATCATTCTTGTCGCATATTCCCTAAACCCGTAGGGCCAAATCTGTCAGCCCGTGTTGTTGATAATACCGCGGGTACCCTTAACCCTCACCTGGTTGCGGAATGCAAATCGACCCCACGGGACCCTCGCTCTAACTGAATAGATAATAGGGGCTTTTGTTCTACTCTATTAAGGGTCGACTATTTGTGATTGGCAGGAGAGTCGTGAAGAATTTGATGACATCAAAATTATTGCTTTGAAGCTTGATAATATGCTTGATGTGCCATCTTTACTAATACATcttttgttgacatgtaaacaGAAAAGAACGATAAATCAATGACCAAAACATGAATAAAACGGGGTAATTATTAGTACAGTTATTTGGCCTGTAAATTTTAGAACATGCGAACCAATCAGATGTTACACATTGAACACCATGTTTTACAGTCTTGTAACTTTCGTTTGCCATAACACACCGTTTTGCAATGTATatttctactagcttttgcccgcggtttcgctcgcgttaaaaagagacaaaaagtagcctatgtcactctccatcccttcaactatctccacttaaaaaatcacgtcaattcgtcgctccgttttgccgtgaaagacggacaaacaaacagacacacacactttcccatttataatattagtatggatttacatttGTATacgtatacagagtggggcctgtaacaaaggcgaagaattgaactgtaggtccttatactgatcaacatttgttcagtgacttttaaaaattatgaagtctttaaatttttaatttttcatacaaaataaatattagcttcaatgtacgccattattagatgatcaaacgaacttacctgaagtgaagttcGATCTTAATTGTCATGTCTTCGCTGaaagatttatattatttaacgaAGGTAGTTGCCCTGCAACTTCACGACGTATTCGCACCTAGTTCATCGGTATCGTAGAAAGAGAGAAAAGATACCGCCTCCTCTTCTACGATGCCGGTCCCGGTAAGCCTCATTCTTTTCAGAGCCTACATATTTCAACATTGTAATCGCGGGGCTTAAATAGGGTGGGAGGGAACCTAAATCTTTCAGCGAAGACATGACAATTAAGATCgaacttcacttcaggtaagttcgtttgatcatctAATTGTCATGTCTTCGCCTcaagatttatattatttaacgaAGGTAGATGTTCAGAGCTGAACAAtgttgaaatataaataaaaaaaccaatATTCAAATCAAGAATTGTATATTTGAGAAATCATAATATATCTACTGTAGAAACAGTAGCTAATATCTCATTATTTAGAAAttaatatttagaaaatatttgatcAATCAAATAATGCTAAAGCAAAACAAGCACTAGAATTTGCAATAGGaagtttattaaaaatcacAAAGACCAAAGATTGACGTCCCGCTGTCTTCCTAATGGTATCGACATTAACACCAGCTCTCTCGGTAGCTGAAGTAGATGCGTGCCTGGTGCACGTTGGTGTCGATACCACTAGCCGACAGCGTTTGCTTAATCCAGCGTGCTACAGTTTGAGAATGACTCCATGTGGGCCTTTGGTgttaaaatcaatttagtaTCTTTGTAAGTCTTTTAGTATATTAATTAGTCTTATTGAATACGTTAGCTTTAAATAAGTAAGTAGTCTATTATTTATTACCTTTTCTAGACATATACTTGGTCGTTGATTGAATAAAGGTAATTCTAATACAGATTGTTTTCTTATGACTAACATCTAACTAGGCCTAAGATCTCATTAGGGTAATAATAACTAAGGTGATTTAATACTTTAAAGGGATCCCAAGTACTTAAGCTCCCTTAAAACCCTTTTTAAGTGATCGTCTTGAGtcaaattattttgataaataagTGACAAAGCCGAAGGATGATTATTGAGAATACCATAAGAAGCTCCTTTCCCTAAACGCACTGTTAGAAAATCTAAAACGttgtaattttttatatccAGTGCGTCAATGCCTTTTATAATACAATAATGCCACCAACGAAAGCCTAGAAGAATATTGCTAGTTAGTATTCTGAGATAAGGATGAAAGTATTTAACCTTTAACATTAATTCCGGTACCTGCAGCAGTCTTACATACGCTTCTCGATGTCTAGCGTCGGCGCGACGCTCGGCTAGAATCGTGTAGTGGGGATAACGCGCTGTGCGCGTGCGCGTCGGCGCCTGCGCCGAGGATCGGCGACGCGGCGGGGCCGGTTACCGGCGGCGCGCCGATGTCTGCGGGGGAGGGGGGGCTAGCGGACCACCGTTGCGGTTCAGCGGCGCTCTTGTATTGCGCTGAAAATAACGGGGCGGTGGGCCCCTCCAATTTAAAGTGGAAGTCGAAGGGGCCTGAATTAACTGGCCAGCTTTTTTAATTCCCGACGAGTTTTTGATAAATTCGCCGAGTTCATCGCCAAACAGATATGAATCTCGCTTGCGGTCCTTAATGGGGTCAATAAAACTTTTTTCCAGCATTGGAGTTATTAAAGACCGCCTGGTCTCAGTTTCAGAAAAGTGAGAATCTGCTACTAACTTCGACGCGTTACTAAGTAACTTGATTGCATCCTGTGTACCCAGAGATTTTTTTAACATACCCGTAGTGATTTTTCCGAGTATCGATAAAACACAGCCTAACTGGTTTTGTTTTTTAGATATCCGGGAATCTCTGTTCCTAGCATTTTCCAATAGAACTGCGGCTATTTCGGCGTTCAGAATAGGTGACTTAGTAAATGGGCAATTTACTGGtagtaaattatttttcaaaatttcctcCTTAATCTCTTTTTTGAGCCCATCTCTTAAAATAGGCGTCAATATTTTTGACAAATTGTCGTTAATTTCCTCGCCCCATTCCGTCGCCTCAGGAACAAAATCACCTAAGATTTGAAGTAGCTCCGGGTCAATTAGTTCGACTTCGAGCTGTTCTGGTGCAATGGCGGGCTCGGCGAATACGGCAGGCTCCGTCGCCGATGAGGGTCCTGGCGCTGGTTGCACCGGAAACGACGCAGACGAGGGTCCAGGTACTGGTTCCACCGGAAGCGACGCTGACGAGGGCCCAGGTACTTGTTCTGGCCCGGGAGGTTCCTCCGAGAACCCGGCTGATACACCCAATCGTTCGTCTAGCCCCTCGGTTTCCAGATTTTGTGGAGGTGGCGACGGTTCATCTTGAACAAAAACAAGGAAACAGGTTAAAACccgtgttttatttttaaaatttaacgGTTAACATCTCGTGTTAACTCTGCAAAATTGCTACTGGTTATTATCTCGTAATAATTCGGAGCTGTACTTTCCACTGCCTAACATCTCGTGTTAGATCGGGGAATATTAGGATCACTTATAAAAGTCACAATAAACTGCATCTACTCACCTCGTAAAATATCCTCATCACTTGAGTAAATAATTCGTGACGAATTCCGTCTTAATTTCGCTTCATATTTTCTAATCTTTTTCTTCCAACGTTCTTCATCCGATTTAATTTTTCTCTTAGGCATGCTTGCCCTTGGCAAATTCACGAAAcgaaaatgaatttatttaattaaagttaAGTTTAACCAGGTGCgttcgccgcgcgcgcacggACAAGAATGAGGCTTACCGGGACCGGCATCGTAGAAGAGGAGGCGGTATCTTTTCTCTCTTTCTACGATACCGATGAACTAGGTGCGAATACGTCGTGAAGTTGCAGGGCAACTACCTtcgttaaataatataaatcttgAGGCGAAGACATGAcaattgttgtcattgacgttgtctgtcacactttagacttaacagaattcgcaatacattacctcttagaaaaaactttcaagggtgataaaaatcaaaatacaagttatttttaaaagtcgccgaacaaatgttgatcagtataaggagaatagcctttgttacaggccccactctgtatatatgttacatgtatacatatatagaGGTAATAAATCATATTTGTGGATAATGGCGTCctcgttattttattttaagttagaaGCGTtattacatacttattatagaAATCGAAGACAAAgatttattgataatatttataaaccGTCAAAATCATTAGAAGAATCGCCTACAAGTTATCGATTACTGAATTAGTACAAAAACACAAAAGCAGCTCTAATCAATGAAGTTGAACAACCATTGCTTAACTATTCAACCAATTACGAACATGCCTTCTATCCAGCTGTGTATCGTTCGCCACAACTCTACGTCTGAGCACGACATTCTCCGAGCACTGTTCTTACCCAAAAACATTAACAACAAGGtaagaaaaacaaaagaaacgAGTCGTACTTGCGTAAATGCTTTGGCGAAATAAATTGGCCGCATAACGTTTGTCAACGTCCCACAATGCTTCCAACGACAAAAACATCGAGTTGTACATCTTCACC from the Leguminivora glycinivorella isolate SPB_JAAS2020 chromosome 8, LegGlyc_1.1, whole genome shotgun sequence genome contains:
- the LOC125229078 gene encoding cell division protein ZipA-like, whose translation is MASGKETSPGPSRRRKRDESYEDDDIDDNRSPERQRRRHSGHRSSRSRHRKSKKIKENVPLYVHKSVNVRGYTIVEVFTKPVYSGDLFIEPNEPSPPPQNLETEGLDERLGVSAGFSEEPPGPEQVPGPSSASLPVEPVPGPSSASFPVQPAPGPSSATEPAVFAEPAIAPEQLEVELIDPELLQILGDFVPEATEWGEEINDNLSKILTPILRDGLKKEIKEEILKNNLLPGPTAPLFSAQYKSAAEPQRWSASPPSPADIGAPPVTGPAASPILGAGADAHAHSALSPLHDSSRASRRR